The proteins below are encoded in one region of Castor canadensis chromosome 6, mCasCan1.hap1v2, whole genome shotgun sequence:
- the Polr3g gene encoding DNA-directed RNA polymerase III subunit RPC7 isoform X1 — MAGNKGRGRAAYTFNIEAVGFSRGEKLPDVVLKPPPLFPDIDYKPVPLKTGEDEDYMLALKQELRETVKRMPYFIETPEEKQDIERYSKRYMKVYKEEWIPDWRRLPREMRPRKKCKKADLKSKKAKDTDKGALLTNAADVLKKIEELEKRGDGEKSDEENEEKEGSKEKSKEGDDNDDDDAAEHDEYDEEEQEEENDYINSYFEDGDDFGADSDDNMDEATY, encoded by the exons ATGGCTGGGAATAAAGGAAGAGGACGTGCTGCCTATACCTTTAATATTGAGGCTGTTGGATTTAGCAGAGGTGAAAAATTACCTGATGTAGTTTTGAAACCACCCCCACTATTTCCT GATATAGATTATAAGCCAGTGCCCCTGAAAACAGGAGAAGATGAAGATTATATGCTAGCCTTGAAACAGGAATTGAGAGAAACAGTGAAGAGAATGCCTTACTTTATTGAAACACCTGAAGAAAAGCAAG atattgAAAGATACAGTAAAAGATATATGAAGGTATACAAGGAAGAATGGATACCag ATTGGAGAAGACTCCCAAGAGAGATGAGgccaaggaaaaaatgcaaaaaag CAGACCTGAAATCCAAAAAGGCAAAAGATACAGACAAAGGTGCTTTGCTCACTAATGCTGCAGATGTGTTGAAAAAAATAGag GAATTGGAAAAGAGAGGTGATGGTGAGAaatcagatgaggaaaatgaagagaaagaaggaagcaaagagaaaagtaaagaaggtgatgATAATGACGATGATGATGCTGCAGAGCATGATGAATATGATGAAGAGGAGCAAGAGGAG GAAAATGACTACATTAATTCATACTTTGAAGATGGAGATGATTTTGGTGCAGATAGtgatgacaacatggatgaagcaACCTATTAA
- the Polr3g gene encoding DNA-directed RNA polymerase III subunit RPC7 isoform X2, which produces MAGNKGRGRAAYTFNIEAVGFSRGEKLPDVVLKPPPLFPDIDYKPVPLKTGEDEDYMLALKQELRETVKRMPYFIETPEEKQDIERYSKRYMKVYKEEWIPDWRRLPREMRPRKKCKKDLKSKKAKDTDKGALLTNAADVLKKIEELEKRGDGEKSDEENEEKEGSKEKSKEGDDNDDDDAAEHDEYDEEEQEEENDYINSYFEDGDDFGADSDDNMDEATY; this is translated from the exons ATGGCTGGGAATAAAGGAAGAGGACGTGCTGCCTATACCTTTAATATTGAGGCTGTTGGATTTAGCAGAGGTGAAAAATTACCTGATGTAGTTTTGAAACCACCCCCACTATTTCCT GATATAGATTATAAGCCAGTGCCCCTGAAAACAGGAGAAGATGAAGATTATATGCTAGCCTTGAAACAGGAATTGAGAGAAACAGTGAAGAGAATGCCTTACTTTATTGAAACACCTGAAGAAAAGCAAG atattgAAAGATACAGTAAAAGATATATGAAGGTATACAAGGAAGAATGGATACCag ATTGGAGAAGACTCCCAAGAGAGATGAGgccaaggaaaaaatgcaaaaaag ACCTGAAATCCAAAAAGGCAAAAGATACAGACAAAGGTGCTTTGCTCACTAATGCTGCAGATGTGTTGAAAAAAATAGag GAATTGGAAAAGAGAGGTGATGGTGAGAaatcagatgaggaaaatgaagagaaagaaggaagcaaagagaaaagtaaagaaggtgatgATAATGACGATGATGATGCTGCAGAGCATGATGAATATGATGAAGAGGAGCAAGAGGAG GAAAATGACTACATTAATTCATACTTTGAAGATGGAGATGATTTTGGTGCAGATAGtgatgacaacatggatgaagcaACCTATTAA